The following proteins are encoded in a genomic region of Solea senegalensis isolate Sse05_10M linkage group LG5, IFAPA_SoseM_1, whole genome shotgun sequence:
- the LOC122769275 gene encoding neurogenic locus notch homolog protein 1-like isoform X3, whose translation MYIFFAKLTFLLSLIGLTRGLICSSLTESCSNQGRCETTPDGTGECKCGDGYVGSRCQFRDPCVSSPCMNEGTCRAVTRGNAVDFSCTCKPGYTDRICLTPVNVCLSSPCRNGGTCELETLQAYKCHCPPGWSGKLCQQADPCTSNPCANGGQCSAIESHYICTCTPFFNGKTCKQDVNECDANPSPCKNGGVCINEVGGYRCQCPLEYMGKHCENRYLPCNPSPCFNGGTCIQKGETSYECTCVLGFSGKNCNYNIDDCPNHDCQNGGTCVDGVKTYNCQCKPEFTGQRCTEDVDECQLMPNACQNGGTCHNTYGSYQCVCVNGWTGDDCSENIDDCASAACHAGSTCHDRVASFFCECPHGRTGLLCQLDDACISNPCQKGSNCDTNPVNGNHFCNCPSGYFGASCDQDTDECALGSNPCEHAGKCINTKGSFQCKCQQGFVGPRCELDINECISNPCMNEATCLDQIGGFRCICMPGYEGEFCQIDTDECANSPCVNNGKCIDKINFFLCQCPTGFTGNHCQIDIDECASTPCKNGAKCTDGPNKYTCECTEGYTGRHCEIDINECSSDPCHYGTCVDGLASFSCNCRPGYTGRLCETNINECLSQPCRNGGTCQDQENTYICSCPKGTTGINCEINIDDCKSNPCDYGTCIDKINGYGCACEPGYTGTMCNINIDECAINPCHNGGTCIDGINRFTCVCPDGYHDTTCFSQVNECLSNPCIHGNCEDKINGYNCLCDSGWSGKNCDINNNECESNPCMNGGTCKDMTGGYVCTCRVGFTGLNCQTNINECASNPCLNQGTCIDDVAGYKCNCLLPYTGENCETVMAPCSSKPCKYGGVCQESEDYQSFSCVCPEGWQGQTCEVDIKECVKNPCLNGATCQNTMGSFRCGCKPGFTGRICETDIDDCKPNPCSNGGLCKDEVNGVLCTCLPGFRGTKCEEDINECESNPCKNGANCTDCVNSYTCTCPPGFSGIHCENNTPDCTESSCFNGGTCMDGIDTFTCRCPPGFTGSYCQHDINECDSKPCLNGGTCQDSYGTYKCTCPHGYTGLNCQNLVRWCDSSPCKNGGTCWQRGTTYTCECETGWTGLYCDVPRVSCEVAAKQRGVDVAHLCRNSGQCLDAGNVHHCYCQVGYTGSYCEEQVDECTPNPCQNGATCTDFLGGYTCKCMPGYIGTNCSDEINECFSQPCQNGGTCIDLINTYKCSCPRGTQGVHCEINFDDCNPSTDPVTKEPKCFNKGKCVDGVGGYHCICPAGYVGERCEGDVNECLSNPCDPRGTLGCIQLTNNYRCECRTGYTGQRCDMVFDGCKGKPCRNGGTCAVASNTPHGFICKCPPGFTGSTCEYDAHACGSLHCRNAGTCISGLKSPKCLCSPSFTGPECQYPTDSPCNSNPCYNGGTCEYTTEAPFYHCVCPTNFNGLRCHILDYSFQGGFGHDITPPSEVEVACEIPQCKEHKHNSFCDVLCNNHACGWDNGDCSLNFNDPWKNCSASLQCWRYFNNGKCDSQCDNAGCLYDGFDCQNLEGQCNPLYDQYCKDHYADGHCDQGCNNAECEWDGLDCANNMPEKLALGQLVLVVHITPEQLLSNSSTFLRELSRVLHTNVIFRKNSKGEVMVYPYYGNEHELKKYNVKRSVAAWSEVPGQVLNVVKRSLLDVSGGNSRMRRELDHLQIKGSVVHLEVDNRQCFQQSTECFQSTNDAAAYLGALASSGKLDVPYTIKAVFSDVDQKLSPNLYPIYLVLAGVGILAFLGVGMVAARKRRHEHGRLWLPEGFKTTETSKKKRREPVGEDSVGLKPLKNTSDISLMDDAQNEWGEDEPSDVKRFRQFDEQAISEADDQTDHRQWTQQHLDAADLRIPSIAPTPPQGEIENDCMDVNVRGPASLSL comes from the exons GCCTGATATGCTCCTCGCTCACGGAGTCATGTTCGAACCAGGGGAGATGCGAAACAACTCCAGATGGGACCGGAGAGTGCAA ATGCGGGGATGGATATGTAGGAAGCCGGTGCCAGTTTCGTGACCCGTGCGTCTCCTCGCCATGCATGAACGAGGGCACGTGTCGAGCCGTGACCAGAGGGAACGCGGTGGACTTCAGCTGCACCTGCAAACCGGGCTACACTGACCGCATCTGCCTCACGCCCGTCAACGTCTGCCTCAGCTCACCGTGTCGTAACGGAGGCACGTGTGAGCTCGAGACCCTCCAGGCGTACAAGTGCCACTGCCCACCTGGATGGTCAG gtAAACTGTGCCAACAAGCCGACCCCTGCACCTCGAACCCATGTGCCAATGGCGGCCAGTGCTCTGCCATCGAGTCTCATTACATCTGCACCTGCACGCCATTCTTCAACGGAAAGACCTGCAAACAAGACGTCAACGAGTGCGATGCAAACCCGTCGCCCTGCAAGAACGGGGGTGTGTGCATCAATGAAGTGGGCGGGTACAGATGCCAGTGTCCTCTGGAGTACATGGGCAAGCACTGCGAGAACCGCTACCTGCCCTGCAACCCCTCACCCTGCTTTAATGGAGGCACTTGTATCCAAAAGGGGGAAACAAGCTATGAATGCACCTGTGTACTAG gTTTCAGTGGTAAAAACTGCAACTACAACATTGACGACTGTCCCAATCATGACTGTCAGAATGGAGGGACGTGTGTAGATGGAGTCAAAACCTACAACTGCCAGTGTAAACCGGAATTTACAG GTCAGCGCTGCACAGAGGATGTAGATGAGTGTCAACTGATGCCCAACGCCTGCCAAAATGGTGGAACGTGTCACAACACCTATGGCAgctaccagtgtgtgtgtgttaatggctGGACCGGCGACGACTGCAGCGAGAACATCGATGATTGTGCCAGTGCCGCGTGCCATGCCGGATCCACCTGTCATGACCGTGTCGCTTCCTTCTTCTGCGAGTGCCCTCATGGCCGCACAG GTCTGCTGTGCCAGCTGGACGACGCCTGCATCAGTAACCCGTGTCAAAAGGGCTCCAACTGTGACACCAACCCTGTCAATGGAAACCACTTTTGCAACTGCCCCTCCGGATACTTTGGTGCTTCCTGTGATCAAGATACTGACGAGTGTGCACTGG GTTCCAACCCATGTGAGCACGCAGGCAAGTGTATCAACACCAAAGGTTCCTTCCAGTGTAAGTGCCAGCAGGGTTTTGTGGGGCCACGATGTGAACTGGACATCAACGAGTGCATTTCCAACCCGTGTATGAACGAGGCCACGTGCCTGGACCAGATAGGAGGCTTTCGCTGCATCTGCATGCCAG GCTACGAGGGGGAGTTCTGCCAGATCGATACGGACGAGTGCGCCAACAGCCCCTGCGTCAACAACGGCAAATGTATCGACAAGATCAACTTCTTCCTCTGCCAGTGCCCCACAG gCTTCACTGGGAACCACTGCCAGATAGACATCGATGAGTGTGCCAGCACGCCGTGCAAGAATGGCGCCAAATGCACAGACGGGCCCAACAAGTATACCTGCGAGTGCACGGAAG GCTACACAGGGAGACACTGCGAGATTGACATCAACGAGTGTTCCTCTGACCCCTGCCATTACGGCACCTGCGTCGACGGGTTGGCCTCGTTCAGCTGTAACTGCAGACCCGGATACACCGGGCGGCTCTGTGAAACCAACATCAACGAGTGTCTGAGCCAGCCGTGCAGGAACGGCGGCACCTGCCAGGACCAAGAGAACACTTACATTTGCAGCTGCCCCAAGGGAACCACAG GAATCAACTGTGAAATCAACATTGACGACTGTAAGAGCAACCCCTGTGACTACGGGACCTGCATTGACAAGATTAATGGATATGGGTGTGCCTGTGAACCAGGTTATACCG GCACCATGTGTAACATCAACATTGACGAGTGTGCCATCAACCCCTGCCACAACGGCGGCACCTGCATCGATGGCATCAACAGGTTCACCTGCGTGTGTCCGGATGGTTACCATGACACCACCTGCTTCTCGCAAGTCAACGAGTGCCTCAGCAACCCCTGCATCCACGGCAACTGTGAAGATAAGATCAACGG CTACAACTGCCTCTGTGATTCCGGCTGGAGCGGTAAAAACtgtgacatcaacaacaacgaGTGTGAGTCCAACCCGTGTATGAATGGTGGCACCTGCAAGGATATGACCGGCGGATACGTGTGCACCTGTCGCGTGGGCTTCACCG GACTAAACTGCCAGACCAACATCAACGAATGTGCCTCCAACCCCTGCCTCAACCAGGGGACGTGCATCGACGACGTCGCTGGCTACAAGTGCAACTGTCTCCTGCCTTACACGG GAGAGAACTGTGAAACCGTGATGGCTCCCTGCAGCTCCAAACCCTGCAAATATGGAGGAGTGTGTCAGGAGTCAGAGGACTATCAGAGCTTCTCTTGTGTCTGCCCTGAAGGATGGCAAG GACAAACCTGTGAGGTGGACATCAAAGAGTGTGTGAAGAATCCCTGTCTTAATGGAGCAACCTGTCAGAACACTATGGGCAGTTTTCGCTGTGGCTGCAAACCGGGCTTCACTGGACGCATATGTGAAACTGACATCGACGACTGCAAGCCCA ACCCCTGCAGCAACGGAGGACTCTGCAAGGATGAGGTGAATGGCGTCCTGTGCACCTGCCTGCCTGGCTTCAGGGGGACAAAGTGCGAGGAGGACATCAACGAGTGCGAGAGCAACCCGTGTAAGAACGGCGCCAACTGCACTGACTGTGTGAACAGCTATACCTGCACCTGTCCACCCGGCTTCAGTGGAATCCACTGTGAAAACAATACTCCTGACTGCACTGAGAG CTCCTGCTTCAACGGCGGCACTTGCATGGACGGCATCGACACGTTCACCTGTCGGTGTCCGCCAGGTTTCACTGGAAGTTACTGTCAGCACGACATCAACGAGTGTGACTCCAAACCCTGTCTGAACGGAGGCACCTGCCAGGACAGCTACGGCACCTACAAGTGCACCTGCCCCCATGGTTACACGGGACTCAACTGTCAG AATTTGGTCCGTTGGTGTGACTCGTCACCCTGTAAGAACGGGGGAACCTGCTGGCAGAGAGGCACCACCTATACCTGCGAGTGTGAGACAGGCTGGACGGGCTTATACTGTGATGTCCCGCGTGTTTCCTGTGAGGTGGCAGCCAAACAGAgag GAGTCGATGTTGCCCATCTGTGTCGGAACTCCGGTCAGTGTCTGGACGCAGGAAACGTTCACCACTGCTACTGCCAGGTCGGATACACTGGAAGCTACTGTGAGGAGCAGGTGGATGAATGCACCCCCAACCCTTGTCAGAATGGAGCCACCTGCACCGACTTCTTAGGTGGATATACGTGCAAG TGCATGCCAGGCTACATTGGGACCAACTGCTCCGACGAGATCAATGAGTGCTTCTCCCAGCCGTGCCAGAATGGGGGCACCTGCATTGACCTGATCAATACCTACAAATGCTCTTGTCCCCGTGGAACCCAAG GAGTGCACTGTGAAATCAACTTTGACGACTGCAATCCGTCCACCGACCCCGTCACCAAAGAGCCCAAGTGCTTCAACAAAGGCAAGTGTGTGGATGGAGTGGGAGGATACCACTGCATCTGCCCCGCGGGATACGTGGGGGAGCGCTGTGAGGGAGACGTCAACGAGTGTCTGTCCAACCCATGTGACCCGCGCGGCACGCTCGGCTGCATCCAGCTCACCAACAACTACCGCTGCGAGTGTCGCACTGGATACACAG GTCAACGTTGTGACATGGTGTTCGATGGCTGTAAGGGCAAGCCTTGTCGTAATGGAGGGACCTGCGCTGTAGCCAGTAACACGCCGCATGGCTTCATCTGCAAATGTCCTCct GGCTTCACTGGCTCCACATGTGAGTATGATGCGCACGCCTGCGGCAGCCTTCACTGTCGCAACGCTGGCACCTGCATCTCCGGCCTCAAGAGTCCCAAGTGTCTGTGCTCCCCGTCGTTCACTGGGCCCGAGTGCCAGTATCCCACTGACAGCCCCTGTAATTCCAACCCCTGCTACAATGGCGGCACGTGTGAGTACACCACTGAGGCGCCGTTCTACCACTGCGTCTGCCCCACAAACTTCAACGGCCTGCGCTGCCACATCCTGGATTACAGCTTCCAGGGAGGGTTCGGCCACGACATCACGCCGCCGTCAGAAGTAGAGGTGGCCTGCGAGATCCCGCAGTGCAAGGAGCACAAGCACAACAGCTTCTGCGACGTGCTCTGCAACAATCACGCGTGCGGCTGGGACAACGGCGACTGTTCGCTCAACTTCAACGATCCGTGGAAGAACTGCTCTGCCTCGCTGCAGTGCTGGCGCTACTTCAACAATGGAAAGTGTGACTCGCAGTGTGATAACGCTGGATGCCTCTATGATGGGTTTGACTGTCAGAATCTGGAAGGACAGTGCAA TCCTCTGTATGACCAGTACTGCAAGGATCACTATGCCGACGGCCACTGTGACCAGGGCTGCAACAACGCCGAGTGTGAGTGGGACGGCTTGGACTGTGCCAACAACATGCCGGAGAAGCTGGCCTTGGGCCAGCTGGTGCTGGTGGTCCACATCACGCCCGAGCAGCTTCTCAGCAACTCCTCCACCTTTCTGCGAGAACTGAGCCGCGTCCTTCACACCAATGTGATATTCAGGAAAAACAGCAAAGGCGAGGTGATGGTGTATCCGTACTATGGCAACGAACACGAGCTGAAGAAGTACAACGTCAAGCGCTCAGTTGCCGCGTGGTCAGAGGTTCCCGGTCAGGTGTTGAACGTGGTGAAGAGGAGCCTCTTGGATGTGTCAGGAGGGAACTCAAGGATGAGGAGGGAGCTGGACCATTTACAGATCAAAGG GTCAGTTGTCCACTTGGAGGTGGACAATCGTCAGTGCTTCCAGCAGTCCACCGAGTGTTTCCAGAGCACCAACGATGCTGCAGCCTACCTCGGGGCTTTGGCCTCAAGCGGCAAACTGGACGTCCCGTATACCATCAAAGCTGTTTTTA GTGATGTCGACCAGAAGCTTTCACCAAACCTCTACCCAATCTACTTGGTCCTGGCCGGTGTAGGGATACTGGCCTTCCTCGGAGTGGGGATGGTAGCTGCCCGAAAGCGGCGCCATGAACATGGGCGCCTCTGGCTCCCCGAAGGCTTCAAGACCACAGAGACGAGCAAGAAGAAGAGACGTGAGCCTGTCGGAGAGGATTCAGTGGGATTAAA GCCGTTGAAAAACACCTCGGACATCTCGCTCATGGATGACGCCCAGAACGAATGGGGCGAAGACGAGCCTTCAGATGTAAAACGCTTCAgg CAGTTTGACGAGCAGGCTATTTCTGAGGCGGACGACCAGACCGACCACCGCCAGTGGACACAACAGCACCTGGATGCTGCTGACCTGCGTATCCCCTCCATCGCTCCCACACCCCCTCAGGGCGAGATTGAGAATGACTGCATGGATGTCAATGTCCGTGGACCAG